One Elaeis guineensis isolate ETL-2024a chromosome 10, EG11, whole genome shotgun sequence genomic window carries:
- the LOC105053116 gene encoding uncharacterized protein, translating to MLDKSRFFLLGAALFSAVSAALYPAVVLKTRLQVSHPPPPSACAAAAAILRHEGLLAFYRGFATSLAGTIPARALYMAALEVTKSAVGSTALSLGLPEPAASTAAGAAAGLSAAIAAQVVWTPVDVISQRLMVQCCHLQGSKYLGGLDAFRKILSCDGIRGLYRGFGMSILTYAPSNAMWWASYSLSQRIIWSGLGYYYLNRQEEEKGRNDGGGEVIRPGYGAVVVVQGVSAAMAGGAAAVVTMPLDTIKTRMQVMEGRMTIGRTVRSLMREGGWGACYRGLGPRWASMSVSATTMITTYELLKRLSAKRQEGLAT from the coding sequence ATGCTGGACAAGTCGCGGTTCTTCCTCCTCGGCGCCGCCCTCTTCTCCGCCGTTTCCGCGGCCCTCTACCCGGCAGTGGTGCTCAAGACCCGTCTCCAGGTCTCCCACCCCCCGCCCCCCTCCGCCTGTGCCGCCGCCGCTGCCATCCTCCGCCACGAGGGCCTCCTCGCCTTCTACCGCGGCTTCGCCACCTCCCTCGCCGGTACCATCCCCGCCCGCGCCCTCTACATGGCCGCCCTCGAGGTCACCAAGAGCGCAGTCGGCTCCACCGCGCTCAGCCTCGGTCTCCCCGAGCCGGCCGCTTCTACAGCAGCCGGCGCTGCTGCCGGCCTTAGCGCTGCCATCGCCGCCCAAGTGGTCTGGACCCCGGTCGACGTCATCAGCCAGCGACTCATGGTCCAGTGCTGCCATCTCCAAGGCTCCAAGTACCTTGGTGGCCTTGATGCCTTCAGAAAAATCCTATCTTGCGACGGAATTCGAGGTCTCTACCGGGGCTTTGGCATGTCCATCCTCACCTACGCCCCTTCCAATGCCATGTGGTGGGCTTCCTATTCTCTGTCTCAAAGGATAATATGGAGTGGATTGGGGTACTACTACCTCAATCGCCAAgaggaggagaaggggaggaatgATGGCGGCGGCGAGGTGATAAGGCCGGGGTATGGGGCGGTGGTGGTGGTGCAGGGGGTGAGTGCAGCCATGGCAGGGGGAGCGGCGGCGGTGGTGACGATGCCGCTGGACACCATCAAGACGAGGATGCAGGTGATGGAGGGGCGGATGACGATCGGGCGGACGGTGCGGAGCCTCATGAGGGAAGGAGGGTGGGGTGCATGCTACCGGGGTCTGGGGCCGAGGTGGGCCTCGATGTCGGTGTCGGCCACCACCATGATCACCACCTACGAGCTCCTGAAGCGGCTCTCTGCAAAGAGGCAGGAGGGCTTGGCCACATGA